From Desulfuromonas soudanensis, the proteins below share one genomic window:
- a CDS encoding cold-shock protein, which yields MAEGTVKWFNDAKGFGFIEQENGPDVFVHFSEIQGDGFKSLAEGDRVSFEVTQGQKGPQSANVRRI from the coding sequence ATGGCAGAAGGCACCGTGAAGTGGTTTAACGACGCAAAGGGTTTTGGTTTTATCGAGCAGGAAAATGGCCCCGACGTATTTGTCCATTTTTCCGAAATCCAGGGTGATGGATTCAAATCTCTCGCCGAAGGTGATCGCGTGAGCTTTGAAGTCACTCAGGGTCAGAAGGGCCCTCAGTCGGCTAATGTGCGCAGAATTTAA
- a CDS encoding HEAT repeat domain-containing protein gives MKRYFAVAIALLLMGVMPLSAIPANTASDILAKIEVMATSEGDIDPSLSKTVTEDVGKYSADISADLLPKISNKNLSDRQLAVYVWALGLTKNPSAATSVQGLYRQSKSELVKGNCLRALVMIGGKPSEDFLLSELRGTSDKEGRFDLLNLLGQMQCDAALPAAEEILKQDPMTYYWQSIFVFGKMGDRAIPFLVERINSKDRNVRANAINVLGQWLIAPEAAPNMESRYWVEDDIELKGTILSSLEKTIPDLAKMKSVFDQIVTKEKNDQLLAFSRETLNNMEMMKTAIADFAKKKKSSAEVFQSEYAKLFNSAGKEGNYEAIGVYSTKNDEQKLKALRERILQRDSDEAFYDYQKINDIIIRNRLAAI, from the coding sequence ATGAAGCGATATTTTGCCGTTGCTATCGCACTGTTATTGATGGGTGTCATGCCTCTATCTGCCATCCCAGCCAACACGGCCAGCGATATATTGGCCAAGATTGAAGTCATGGCGACAAGTGAAGGGGATATTGATCCGTCACTTAGCAAAACTGTCACGGAAGATGTTGGTAAATATTCGGCGGACATCTCAGCGGACCTTCTCCCAAAAATCAGCAATAAGAATCTTAGCGACAGACAGTTGGCGGTATATGTCTGGGCATTGGGGTTGACGAAAAATCCATCAGCGGCAACCTCTGTCCAGGGACTTTACCGCCAGAGCAAGTCGGAGCTTGTTAAGGGCAACTGTCTGCGTGCCCTTGTAATGATCGGTGGCAAGCCATCGGAGGATTTTCTGCTATCGGAATTGCGTGGCACATCGGACAAAGAGGGGCGATTTGATCTGTTGAATTTGTTGGGCCAGATGCAATGTGATGCCGCCTTGCCAGCAGCAGAAGAAATTCTCAAGCAAGATCCGATGACGTATTACTGGCAGTCGATTTTTGTCTTCGGGAAAATGGGCGACCGCGCAATTCCTTTTTTGGTCGAGCGTATCAACAGCAAGGACCGCAATGTGCGCGCAAATGCAATAAATGTTTTGGGCCAATGGCTCATCGCCCCAGAAGCTGCACCCAACATGGAAAGTCGCTACTGGGTCGAAGATGACATCGAACTGAAAGGCACGATCTTGAGTTCTCTGGAAAAAACTATTCCGGACTTGGCGAAGATGAAGAGTGTTTTCGACCAAATTGTGACAAAAGAAAAAAACGATCAGCTTTTGGCGTTTTCACGCGAGACTCTGAACAACATGGAAATGATGAAGACTGCCATTGCAGATTTTGCCAAGAAGAAAAAATCGTCGGCCGAAGTTTTCCAGAGCGAATATGCAAAATTGTTCAACTCCGCTGGCAAAGAAGGGAATTATGAGGCAATTGGTGTTTACAGTACGAAAAATGACGAACAAAAGTTGAAAGCCCTGCGCGAGAGAATCCTCCAACGCGATTCAGACGAGGCATTTTACGACTATCAGAAAATCAACGACATCATCATTCGAAACCGCTTGGCAGCCATTTGA
- a CDS encoding MauE/DoxX family redox-associated membrane protein — protein sequence MNPFAYNSRRFFLFGMRFFFGTWFLYVGLTKWLLIGPEAFVGLITTDFDKTWSPHLLNVFLAWLILIAEPLLALLLLSGKSPRRAWTLTALLMFLLTLGQTILMKPEVVGNWQFLVLTLACAALSDPKFEHANN from the coding sequence GTGAACCCCTTCGCGTACAACTCCCGCCGCTTCTTCCTCTTCGGCATGCGCTTTTTCTTCGGGACCTGGTTCCTCTACGTCGGCCTGACAAAATGGCTCCTCATCGGCCCCGAGGCCTTCGTCGGCCTCATCACCACCGACTTCGACAAGACCTGGTCGCCGCACCTTTTGAACGTCTTCCTCGCCTGGCTGATCCTGATCGCCGAGCCCCTCCTGGCCCTCCTCCTGCTCTCCGGCAAAAGTCCGCGGCGGGCATGGACGCTGACGGCCCTCCTCATGTTCCTTTTGACCCTCGGCCAGACGATCCTCATGAAGCCCGAGGTGGTCGGCAACTGGCAGTTCCTGGTCCTCACCCTGGCCTGCGCGGCCCTGAGCGACCCAAAATTCGAACACGCCAACAATTGA
- a CDS encoding tyrosine-type recombinase/integrase produces MYNQREVGALLAAAAELRPPGSLRPLTYRTLLGLLYSTGIRIGEALALNLENFLCAEERLYIVEGKFRKARWVPLSTTTCQALQQYLDRRLRIKPRSPDSPLLLNQRSRRLHHVTVNLTFRQLLRRCAIPHNEHAGPRIHDLRHTFAVHRLLAWYRDGQDVNARLPWLATYLGHVDIHSTQVYLRATPELTEEVARRFHDYYLQQIQTNGGQS; encoded by the coding sequence ATCTACAACCAGAGGGAAGTCGGCGCCTTGCTGGCCGCCGCCGCGGAATTGCGGCCGCCGGGCTCCCTGCGGCCACTCACCTACCGGACACTCCTCGGCCTGCTCTACAGCACGGGCATCCGTATCGGGGAAGCATTGGCCCTGAACCTGGAGAACTTTCTCTGCGCCGAAGAGCGGCTCTACATCGTCGAGGGCAAGTTCCGCAAGGCCCGCTGGGTGCCTTTGAGCACGACCACCTGCCAGGCGTTGCAGCAATATCTGGACAGACGCCTTCGCATCAAGCCGCGCTCGCCGGACTCCCCGCTGCTGCTGAATCAACGATCCCGGCGCTTGCATCATGTCACGGTCAACCTTACCTTTCGGCAGTTGCTGCGCCGCTGCGCCATCCCCCACAACGAGCACGCCGGCCCCCGCATCCACGACCTGCGACACACCTTTGCCGTTCACAGGCTGCTGGCCTGGTATCGAGACGGGCAGGATGTAAACGCGCGGCTGCCTTGGCTGGCAACCTATCTGGGACATGTGGATATCCATTCCACCCAGGTCTACCTTCGGGCCACGCCGGAGCTGACCGAAGAGGTGGCCCGGCGCTTCCACGATTACTACCTCCAACAGATCCAAACCAACGGAGGACAGTCATGA
- a CDS encoding c-type cytochrome — MKQLPSLVLLCGMVLALLLLTPLDSAAEEALAPEGAALYASYCADCHKPLGKSTKAGRSLVRVRSAIRHFAIMNHLKVLSDAELQAIVQALAIPRGN; from the coding sequence ATGAAACAGCTTCCGTCACTCGTTCTTCTTTGCGGCATGGTTCTGGCCTTGCTTCTGCTTACTCCCCTCGACTCTGCGGCCGAAGAGGCCTTGGCCCCCGAGGGCGCGGCCCTCTATGCCAGCTACTGCGCCGACTGCCACAAACCGCTGGGGAAATCAACCAAAGCCGGTCGCAGCCTGGTGCGGGTTCGTTCGGCGATTCGCCACTTCGCCATCATGAACCACCTCAAGGTTCTCTCCGACGCTGAACTCCAGGCGATCGTCCAAGCCCTGGCCATCCCTCGCGGGAACTGA
- a CDS encoding tyrosine-type recombinase/integrase: protein MKQLLAKFMKPFFSHYLPIQKGLATNTLLAYRDAIKLLLCFAADTLRKSADELSVEEIDEALVLAFLDHLENVRGCTPRTRNARLAAIRVFFGFIAREEPVLLLQCQRIRTIPLKRTQHKTVKYMEQDEMQALLDAVNVNARTAARDKALLLLLYNTGARVSEIVGIKIPDLRLQGATAQISLLGKGKKHRSCPLWPEMAQALQAYLKVRNPHDPAAEQLFLNANGVPITRFGIRQILSKYAASARNQCPSMRSRAVNPHTIRHTTAMHLLRAGNDINMVSYWLGHADINTTHVYVEIDMDMKRRMLEKTTAPVVSHDLPWQKPDVLQWLAALEKSPKLCAVKP from the coding sequence ATGAAACAGTTGCTGGCCAAGTTCATGAAACCCTTCTTCAGCCACTACCTGCCGATCCAGAAAGGCCTCGCGACCAATACCCTGCTGGCGTACCGCGACGCGATCAAGCTGCTGTTGTGCTTTGCTGCGGACACCCTGCGCAAGAGCGCCGACGAGTTGAGCGTCGAAGAGATCGACGAAGCGCTTGTGTTGGCGTTCCTCGATCATCTTGAAAACGTTCGCGGCTGCACGCCGCGAACCCGTAATGCCCGATTGGCGGCCATCCGTGTCTTCTTCGGTTTCATCGCCCGAGAGGAGCCGGTCTTGCTGCTCCAGTGCCAGAGGATTCGCACCATCCCTCTGAAACGTACGCAGCACAAGACGGTCAAGTACATGGAGCAGGACGAGATGCAGGCGCTGCTCGATGCGGTGAATGTCAATGCACGCACCGCCGCGCGCGACAAGGCTTTGCTGCTCCTGCTCTACAACACCGGGGCTCGCGTCAGTGAAATTGTGGGCATCAAAATCCCAGATCTGCGCCTGCAGGGTGCCACCGCTCAGATCTCGCTTCTGGGCAAGGGTAAAAAGCACCGCAGCTGTCCGCTGTGGCCCGAAATGGCACAAGCCCTTCAGGCTTACCTCAAAGTTCGCAATCCCCATGATCCGGCCGCTGAGCAGCTCTTCCTCAACGCCAACGGAGTTCCCATCACCCGTTTCGGCATTCGCCAAATCCTGAGCAAATATGCGGCCTCAGCCCGGAATCAATGCCCATCGATGAGGAGCAGGGCCGTAAATCCACACACTATCAGGCATACCACGGCCATGCATCTGCTGCGGGCCGGCAACGATATCAATATGGTCAGTTATTGGTTGGGGCACGCCGACATCAACACCACGCATGTCTACGTCGAAATCGATATGGACATGAAACGGAGAATGCTCGAAAAAACAACAGCACCGGTCGTCAGCCACGACCTGCCATGGCAGAAGCCCGACGTCTTGCAGTGGCTCGCTGCGCTCGAAAAATCACCTAAATTATGTGCAGTAAAACCTTGA
- a CDS encoding transposase, producing the protein MHLIAVPKEEEGLKLAIGETHRRYSRRINFRMGWRGHLWQGRFASCPMDERYLLAAARYVERNPVEAGIVNSPGAYLWSSARHYLGQHIDPLIQQSPLCAMVDDWQTFLSCDVDAESRAAIGRAERSGRPLGDADFIFKLEEMLGRGLRRRKPGPKADGN; encoded by the coding sequence GTGCATCTGATCGCCGTTCCCAAGGAAGAAGAGGGACTGAAGCTGGCCATTGGTGAAACCCACCGCCGTTACTCGCGGCGAATCAATTTTCGCATGGGCTGGCGCGGGCATCTCTGGCAAGGGCGGTTTGCCTCTTGCCCGATGGATGAACGCTATCTTCTTGCCGCCGCACGTTACGTCGAGAGGAATCCCGTGGAAGCCGGCATCGTCAACTCTCCAGGCGCTTATCTCTGGAGCAGCGCCCGCCATTACCTGGGGCAGCATATCGATCCGCTGATACAGCAGTCGCCGCTGTGCGCCATGGTGGATGATTGGCAGACTTTTCTGTCTTGCGATGTGGATGCCGAGAGCAGGGCGGCGATCGGCCGAGCAGAGAGATCCGGGCGGCCTTTGGGTGATGCGGATTTCATTTTCAAACTGGAAGAAATGCTTGGCCGAGGGTTGCGGAGGAGAAAGCCGGGGCCCAAGGCAGACGGGAATTAA
- a CDS encoding SAM-dependent methyltransferase — translation MDIPRIFNITESAHRIHNPITPEKLATLGAALRLESGARVLDLGSGSGEMLCTWARDHGVIGTGIDMSQLFTEQAKRRAEELGVADRVKFIHGDAAGYVSDEKADVVACVGATWIGGGVGGTIELLARSLRTGGIILIGEPYWRQSPPTEAVAKGCLANSISDFLILPELLASFGHLGYDVVEMVLADQDGWDRYEAAKWLTMRRWLEANPDDELAKEVRAELTSEPERYAAYTREYLGWGVFALMPR, via the coding sequence GTGGACATCCCGCGAATATTCAATATCACTGAAAGTGCTCACCGCATCCACAACCCGATCACACCCGAGAAGCTCGCCACTCTCGGCGCGGCGCTGCGTCTGGAATCGGGGGCCCGCGTGCTCGACCTCGGCAGCGGTTCGGGGGAGATGCTGTGCACCTGGGCACGCGATCACGGTGTCATCGGCACCGGCATCGACATGAGCCAGTTGTTCACCGAGCAAGCCAAGCGACGTGCTGAAGAACTCGGCGTCGCCGATCGAGTCAAGTTCATCCATGGCGACGCTGCCGGCTATGTCTCTGACGAGAAGGCCGATGTAGTAGCCTGTGTCGGTGCCACCTGGATCGGCGGGGGCGTTGGAGGCACTATCGAGCTTCTGGCGCGGAGCTTGCGCACCGGAGGGATCATCCTCATCGGCGAGCCCTACTGGCGGCAGTCACCGCCGACGGAAGCTGTTGCCAAGGGGTGTCTTGCCAACTCAATCTCTGACTTTCTCATCCTTCCCGAACTTCTCGCGTCTTTCGGCCACCTTGGCTATGACGTCGTTGAAATGGTTCTGGCTGACCAAGACGGCTGGGACAGATACGAGGCAGCTAAATGGCTCACCATGCGCCGATGGCTTGAAGCCAATCCCGACGACGAGCTCGCCAAAGAGGTTCGAGCCGAACTGACTTCGGAACCCGAGCGCTACGCCGCCTACACGCGTGAATACCTGGGCTGGGGTGTGTTCGCGCTGATGCCACGGTGA
- a CDS encoding GTP pyrophosphokinase: MASLDFELEKRNFRKFYDNNKPLFEEAKNAYIRAINILIKQSDVGEVTKIEGRVKDKEECIKKFHRKYQSKLEGDEQPYEIKNYLSDIIGIRIICLYEDQIAVVSEVLKSHFRTIDVTDKIAAVESTEDSFGYKGLHMDMAPSEEMASSTKYQAFAVHHFEVQIRSLIQDAWSVLDHKIKYKKSIPNDLKRRINVLSALFELADREFKEIRNATRELIEQATVDPIREPLIDNNESGGETSSPASPKNVNAFNFQRVAGHFFKDFEFEDYKVDNFVQDILKLENGFKRSDLHKSLIENLKTVKDYRDEFMVENPENTFSPYTTIRHCLYLYDQETFDRILSKGPRDRFAGWLKGHGAVQR, translated from the coding sequence TTGGCCTCTCTGGATTTCGAACTCGAAAAGCGCAATTTCAGAAAATTTTACGATAACAACAAGCCTCTTTTTGAAGAGGCCAAGAACGCCTATATCCGCGCCATCAATATCCTGATAAAACAGTCGGATGTGGGCGAGGTGACGAAAATAGAAGGGCGGGTCAAGGACAAAGAGGAGTGCATTAAGAAGTTTCACCGAAAATACCAGAGCAAGCTTGAAGGCGACGAACAACCCTACGAGATCAAAAACTATCTCTCCGACATAATCGGCATTCGCATCATCTGCCTCTATGAAGACCAGATTGCCGTGGTGTCGGAGGTTTTGAAGAGTCATTTCAGGACCATCGACGTCACTGACAAGATCGCCGCCGTGGAGAGTACCGAGGATTCCTTCGGCTATAAAGGGCTGCACATGGACATGGCGCCGAGCGAGGAGATGGCTTCTTCGACAAAATACCAAGCGTTTGCCGTTCATCATTTTGAAGTTCAGATCCGGTCTTTGATCCAGGATGCCTGGAGCGTGCTGGACCACAAAATAAAATATAAAAAATCGATTCCCAATGACCTCAAGCGGCGGATCAATGTGCTCTCTGCCCTCTTCGAGCTCGCCGACCGGGAATTCAAGGAAATACGCAATGCCACCAGGGAATTAATCGAGCAGGCCACGGTGGATCCGATCCGTGAACCCCTGATTGACAATAACGAAAGCGGAGGAGAAACATCGTCCCCGGCCAGCCCCAAAAACGTCAATGCCTTCAACTTTCAGCGAGTCGCCGGACATTTTTTCAAGGATTTCGAATTCGAAGACTACAAGGTGGACAACTTCGTTCAGGACATCCTGAAGCTGGAGAACGGTTTTAAAAGGTCCGATCTGCACAAAAGTCTGATCGAGAATTTAAAAACGGTCAAAGATTACCGCGATGAATTCATGGTGGAAAACCCCGAAAACACCTTCAGTCCCTATACCACGATACGGCACTGTCTGTACCTCTACGATCAGGAAACCTTCGATCGAATATTATCCAAGGGGCCAAGGGATCGTTTTGCCGGATGGTTAAAAGGGCATGGCGCAGTCCAACGGTAA
- the istA gene encoding IS21 family transposase: protein MKQDESEQILHNHLQQTSMLEVQMVHRDKYGAIRELAEQGIAKKAISRALGLDIKTVRKYLEQEQWVSYRREPATRTVLSGFEDWIKNRASEVDYNASVLFREAKLLGYPGGYETLKRFVRPLRTEQRKIAEATLRFETPPGQQGQVDWGSSAVWLGEQRVRLHFFILTLGYSRRPFARAFVDEKMASFLAGHEASFAWFGGRPRELLYDNPRTAVLRREGGQVILNGTFADFVAHYGFRPRFCKPYRARTKGKVESGVKYLKRNFLAGRRFLDLAHLNRELERWLTEVADLRIHGTTGERPIDRFAHESLVEISAVPPYRLETVVTRVVPPDVLVNFSGNRYSVPWRYVGETVEVQVRGSEVLLLFRGEPIACHSKLAGSGQRCIDPAHLQGLFRNPCERPAPHPPRFDPQWPGDDVMIRDLAIYDQVAGL, encoded by the coding sequence ATGAAGCAAGACGAAAGCGAACAGATTTTGCACAATCACCTTCAGCAGACTTCAATGCTGGAGGTGCAAATGGTCCACAGGGACAAGTATGGTGCAATCCGGGAACTTGCCGAGCAGGGGATTGCCAAAAAGGCCATTTCCAGGGCGCTGGGGTTGGATATCAAAACCGTGCGCAAGTACCTTGAACAGGAGCAATGGGTCTCCTATCGGAGAGAACCTGCCACCCGGACGGTTCTTTCTGGCTTCGAGGACTGGATCAAAAACCGAGCGTCGGAAGTTGATTACAATGCCTCCGTGCTGTTCCGCGAGGCTAAGCTGCTGGGCTATCCGGGAGGGTACGAGACACTCAAGCGTTTTGTCCGTCCCCTGCGAACCGAGCAGCGAAAGATCGCCGAGGCCACGCTACGCTTCGAAACACCACCAGGGCAGCAGGGGCAGGTCGATTGGGGCAGTAGCGCTGTTTGGCTCGGTGAACAGAGAGTCCGACTGCATTTTTTCATCCTGACCCTGGGGTATTCGCGCCGGCCCTTCGCCCGGGCTTTTGTCGATGAGAAGATGGCCAGTTTTCTAGCCGGGCACGAAGCGTCATTCGCCTGGTTCGGGGGCCGCCCTCGAGAATTGCTCTATGACAACCCGCGCACCGCGGTGCTTAGACGTGAAGGCGGCCAGGTGATTCTGAACGGGACCTTTGCTGATTTCGTTGCCCATTATGGCTTTCGCCCGCGCTTCTGCAAGCCGTACCGCGCCCGCACTAAGGGAAAGGTGGAGTCAGGGGTCAAATACCTCAAGAGGAACTTTCTGGCTGGTCGCCGGTTCCTGGATCTCGCGCATCTCAATCGGGAGTTGGAGCGGTGGCTGACGGAAGTTGCTGACCTGCGCATCCACGGTACTACCGGCGAGAGACCGATCGACCGCTTCGCCCATGAAAGTCTGGTGGAAATCAGCGCCGTGCCACCCTACCGCCTGGAGACGGTCGTCACCCGAGTGGTTCCTCCCGATGTTCTGGTGAACTTCAGCGGCAACCGCTACTCGGTTCCCTGGAGGTATGTCGGCGAAACCGTTGAAGTCCAGGTGCGCGGCAGCGAGGTGCTGCTTCTCTTCCGGGGGGAGCCGATTGCTTGTCATTCCAAGCTCGCAGGCTCCGGACAACGGTGTATCGACCCGGCACACTTGCAAGGCCTGTTTCGCAACCCCTGCGAGCGCCCGGCTCCCCATCCGCCGCGTTTTGATCCGCAGTGGCCCGGTGACGACGTGATGATCCGGGACTTGGCAATCTATGACCAAGTTGCCGGGCTTTAG
- a CDS encoding MopE-related protein, with protein MKSEAQGFHEGMAGPRKKILLGIILAVVTVLAWQVPVMADPMAYLGNKDAGTITILNLESGEVLGIYGTGVFPEGMALAPNGEKVYVASFGAGTVDAFDALNHVPLDRKVLGGALMDVAVTPDGTKLYVSDFQSDRIRVLDTATFAEVAEIGGVGPDPFTLAVQADGSRLLVCNYRGDSVSVIDTASNAVVATIPVGRVPVAVAITPDDALAFVVNQGSANITVIDLATLKAVGTPIKVAFTPSAIAFTPDGTQAYVVHQGGGGLSRIALNSGTFSTTFTATGTALYDIAIDPDGKRAIVTGFYSKEVYVYDIDPHSLTFRSVLKAFPVAEKPYSLVVIPPPAPEEDSDLDNDGIAYAQDNCPDVFNPAQLDADTDTRGDVCDNCPDSVNPDQLDRDGDGVGDRCDNCPDVNNASQLDADGDGIDDVCEVDSDGDGWDTPQDCNDSRASVYPGAREICDRLDNDCNGLTDEDDSDGDGILICQDKCPNENSSMFDADSNGCIDSLVGSIMLVNSLQVQGALDPQMATVIRTKINNATAQHEKGNAVSASNIMEAAAHFVSAKSGKEFSAATGDLLVHYLNNVAIKLAE; from the coding sequence ATGAAGTCTGAAGCACAAGGTTTTCATGAGGGAATGGCGGGGCCGCGGAAGAAAATTCTGCTTGGCATTATTCTGGCCGTTGTCACGGTGCTGGCATGGCAGGTGCCGGTCATGGCTGATCCGATGGCCTATCTGGGCAACAAGGATGCGGGAACGATCACCATCCTCAATCTGGAGAGCGGCGAGGTGCTCGGCATCTACGGTACGGGCGTGTTCCCGGAGGGGATGGCCTTGGCCCCGAATGGCGAGAAGGTTTATGTCGCCTCTTTCGGTGCCGGGACGGTTGATGCGTTCGACGCGCTGAATCACGTGCCGCTCGACAGAAAGGTACTGGGGGGGGCGCTGATGGACGTGGCGGTTACTCCTGACGGCACGAAACTGTATGTCAGCGATTTCCAGTCGGATCGGATCCGGGTTCTGGATACGGCCACATTCGCCGAAGTTGCAGAAATCGGTGGCGTAGGTCCCGACCCTTTCACCTTGGCCGTTCAGGCGGATGGTTCGCGTCTCCTGGTCTGCAACTACAGGGGCGATTCCGTTTCTGTCATCGATACGGCAAGCAATGCCGTCGTCGCCACCATCCCCGTCGGGCGCGTACCGGTTGCCGTGGCCATCACCCCTGACGACGCGCTGGCGTTTGTCGTTAATCAGGGCAGCGCGAATATCACGGTTATCGATCTTGCGACACTCAAAGCCGTGGGGACGCCGATCAAGGTCGCCTTTACCCCGAGCGCGATCGCGTTTACCCCCGATGGCACGCAGGCATACGTCGTCCATCAGGGCGGCGGAGGTCTGTCCCGGATCGCCCTGAACAGCGGCACCTTCAGCACCACGTTCACCGCCACGGGCACGGCACTGTACGACATCGCCATCGACCCGGACGGGAAACGCGCGATTGTCACCGGCTTTTACTCGAAAGAGGTCTACGTCTACGACATCGACCCGCACAGCCTGACCTTCCGCAGCGTGCTCAAGGCGTTTCCCGTGGCAGAAAAACCCTATTCCCTGGTTGTTATCCCCCCTCCCGCACCCGAAGAGGATTCGGATCTGGACAACGACGGGATCGCTTACGCTCAGGACAACTGCCCGGACGTGTTCAACCCGGCACAACTCGATGCCGACACGGATACCCGCGGGGATGTCTGCGACAACTGCCCGGACAGTGTGAACCCGGATCAGCTGGATAGAGATGGCGACGGCGTCGGCGATCGCTGCGACAATTGCCCGGATGTCAACAACGCGTCGCAACTGGATGCGGACGGCGACGGGATCGACGACGTCTGCGAAGTCGACAGCGATGGCGACGGGTGGGACACCCCCCAGGATTGCAACGATTCACGCGCTTCCGTCTATCCCGGCGCCAGGGAGATATGCGACCGGCTGGACAACGACTGTAACGGCTTGACGGATGAAGACGACAGCGACGGTGACGGCATTCTGATCTGCCAGGACAAGTGCCCGAACGAAAACTCATCAATGTTCGATGCCGACTCCAACGGGTGCATCGACAGCCTGGTCGGTTCGATCATGCTGGTGAATTCGTTGCAGGTGCAGGGAGCGCTTGATCCGCAGATGGCGACGGTCATCCGTACCAAGATCAACAATGCCACGGCGCAGCATGAAAAGGGTAATGCCGTTTCGGCGTCAAATATCATGGAGGCCGCGGCCCACTTTGTTTCGGCGAAAAGCGGAAAGGAGTTCAGTGCTGCAACCGGAGATCTGCTGGTGCACTATCTCAATAATGTCGCCATTAAGCTGGCAGAATGA
- the istB gene encoding IS21-like element helper ATPase IstB, whose amino-acid sequence MTDLSDGLKQLKLQRLSDQIDGYLQDAAKQQWGYDEFLRQLIDAELASKQDKRTEMGTRMARFPFVKTLESFEFAYQPSIDAKRIKELSCCRWVANGENILLLGPPGVGKTHLAVGLGIEAIRRGYRTLFIGAQALIASLARAHNENRLEDKLKQYCQPKLLIIDEIGYIPIDRLGANLFFQLISRRYEKGAMIMTSNQPYSNWGEIFGDQVIASAILDRVLHHAISISIKGESYRLKEKLKAGLLSKQAARE is encoded by the coding sequence ATAACAGACCTCTCCGATGGCTTAAAACAACTGAAGCTGCAGCGTCTCTCCGATCAGATTGATGGTTATCTGCAGGATGCCGCCAAGCAGCAGTGGGGCTATGACGAGTTCCTGCGGCAACTGATCGATGCGGAATTGGCATCCAAGCAGGATAAACGCACCGAGATGGGCACGCGCATGGCGCGTTTTCCCTTCGTCAAGACACTGGAATCCTTCGAATTCGCCTATCAACCGTCCATCGACGCCAAGCGCATCAAGGAACTGTCCTGCTGCCGCTGGGTGGCCAACGGCGAGAACATCCTGCTGCTGGGGCCACCCGGGGTAGGTAAAACCCATTTGGCCGTTGGCTTGGGGATTGAGGCTATTCGCCGCGGTTACCGAACGCTCTTTATCGGAGCCCAGGCTCTGATCGCCAGTCTTGCCCGTGCACACAATGAAAACCGGCTGGAGGACAAACTCAAGCAATACTGCCAGCCCAAACTGCTGATCATCGACGAGATCGGCTACATCCCTATTGATCGGCTGGGCGCCAATCTCTTCTTCCAGCTCATATCCCGCCGCTATGAGAAGGGGGCCATGATCATGACCTCAAACCAGCCCTACTCGAATTGGGGCGAAATCTTCGGCGATCAGGTCATCGCCAGCGCCATTCTAGACCGGGTGCTTCATCATGCCATTTCGATCAGCATCAAAGGTGAGAGCTACCGGCTAAAAGAGAAACTCAAAGCCGGCCTCCTGTCCAAACAGGCGGCAAGAGAATAA